From the genome of Hyphomonas adhaerens MHS-3, one region includes:
- a CDS encoding proline iminopeptidase-family hydrolase: MRKLLPIAISALVLGLAACTPSAGPAGAPDNPAADPAADVPAAAPDEAGVRMVPISTPKGNFKVWTKQVGDNPRIKVLLLHGGPGATYELFKPFEDYFSPAGIEFFYYDQLDSWLSDQPNDPDLWTIEAAVSEVDQVREALGLDADNFYLYGQSWGGMLGMEYALAHQDHLKGLIISNMMASIPAYNDYSKNVLQPQMDPDVLKEILDFEAAGDFHNPRYMELLMNSYYTQHILRRPVEEWPPEVLGSFDHMNGEKYLAMQGPSEMGAGGSLVDWDRLADLHRITVPTLITGGQEDTMDPAFMAKMAEEIPNAELNICPDAGHLTQYDNPDCYFTGMIDFIESVDEGETE, from the coding sequence ATGCGCAAGCTTCTGCCAATCGCAATATCCGCACTTGTTCTCGGTCTCGCCGCGTGTACGCCATCCGCAGGTCCGGCTGGTGCGCCGGACAATCCGGCCGCCGACCCCGCTGCCGATGTCCCGGCCGCGGCCCCCGACGAGGCGGGCGTCCGGATGGTCCCGATCTCCACGCCGAAAGGCAACTTCAAGGTCTGGACCAAACAGGTGGGCGACAATCCGCGCATCAAGGTGCTGCTACTGCATGGCGGCCCCGGCGCTACATATGAGCTCTTCAAGCCCTTCGAGGACTATTTTTCACCCGCCGGGATCGAGTTCTTCTACTACGACCAGCTCGATTCCTGGCTGTCCGACCAGCCAAACGATCCGGACCTGTGGACCATCGAAGCCGCCGTCAGCGAGGTCGACCAGGTCCGCGAAGCCCTCGGCCTCGACGCAGACAATTTCTATCTCTACGGCCAGTCATGGGGCGGTATGCTCGGCATGGAATATGCGCTCGCGCATCAGGACCATCTCAAGGGCCTGATCATCTCAAACATGATGGCCAGCATTCCGGCCTATAACGACTATTCGAAGAATGTGCTGCAGCCGCAGATGGACCCGGACGTCCTGAAGGAGATCCTTGACTTTGAGGCTGCCGGAGACTTCCACAATCCACGCTACATGGAATTGCTGATGAACTCCTATTATACCCAGCACATCCTGCGGCGCCCGGTGGAGGAATGGCCCCCCGAAGTGCTTGGCTCGTTCGACCACATGAATGGCGAAAAATATCTGGCCATGCAGGGGCCCAGCGAAATGGGCGCCGGCGGATCGCTCGTCGATTGGGACAGGCTGGCAGACCTGCACAGGATCACCGTGCCGACCCTCATCACCGGTGGGCAGGAAGACACGATGGACCCTGCCTTCATGGCGAAGATGGCGGAAGAGATTCCGAACGCGGAGCTGAACATCTGCCCGGATGCAGGCCACCTCACCCAGTATGACAATCCGGATTGCTATTTCACGGGGATGATCGACTTCATCGAGTCCGTGGACGAGGGAGAAACCGAATGA
- a CDS encoding acyl-CoA dehydrogenase family protein — protein sequence MQHYAPQSELETHTVSNQPKAFGDVDLFASDRALKGAVEKAGGGVHAAKLSAFGKRCGAFETQDWSRQAQENLPKLKSFDRFGHRLDEVEFHPAYHNLMSLGLDSGLSASAWNTGDAGHVLHGAMMILMNQADAGVTCPMSMTYACVPALQADPEIAAKWVPRVQAASYDPRFIPADQKTGVTIGMAMTEKQGGSDVRANTTRAVPDGQGAYILTGHKWFCSAPMSDAFLTLAYTDEGLTCFLVPRWKPDGTRNGIHVMRLKDKMGDKSNASSEIEYHGAWAERLGEAGRGVRTIIDMVQHTRYDCILGSTGGIRAALVQALWHTSQRRAFQKALIDQPAMRAVLADLVIESEAATAIAMRVGASLDRAATDEQEAAFMRLATPLAKYWVCKRQPGFVYEALECHGGAGYVEEGPMPRLYRQSPLNAIWEGSGNVIALDVLRALSREPDSLEAVQAELKKPLGRHHAYDAHVGRLAEYLTPGNLHEGTARGFARDAALALQGAALHEMAPDFVFEAFCAQRLSSDRNGLLYGDVSPDVDQAHLIERAIPAV from the coding sequence ATGCAGCATTACGCACCCCAGTCGGAACTTGAGACGCACACCGTTTCCAACCAGCCGAAAGCCTTCGGCGATGTCGATCTGTTCGCTTCCGACAGGGCGCTGAAAGGCGCAGTGGAGAAGGCGGGCGGCGGCGTCCATGCGGCGAAGCTGTCGGCATTCGGCAAGCGCTGCGGCGCGTTCGAGACGCAGGACTGGTCCCGGCAGGCGCAGGAGAATTTGCCGAAACTGAAAAGCTTTGACCGGTTCGGCCACCGGCTGGACGAGGTGGAGTTTCACCCGGCCTATCACAACCTCATGTCGCTCGGCCTCGATAGCGGGCTGTCTGCCTCGGCGTGGAATACGGGGGATGCGGGCCATGTGCTGCATGGCGCGATGATGATCCTGATGAACCAGGCCGATGCGGGCGTGACGTGCCCGATGTCCATGACCTATGCCTGCGTGCCCGCGCTGCAGGCCGATCCGGAGATCGCCGCCAAATGGGTGCCGCGCGTGCAGGCTGCGTCCTATGACCCGCGCTTCATTCCGGCAGACCAGAAGACCGGCGTGACCATCGGCATGGCGATGACGGAGAAGCAAGGCGGCAGCGACGTGCGTGCCAACACGACCCGCGCGGTGCCGGACGGGCAGGGCGCGTATATTCTCACCGGGCACAAATGGTTCTGCTCCGCCCCGATGTCTGATGCTTTCCTCACCCTCGCGTATACGGATGAAGGGCTCACCTGTTTCCTTGTGCCGCGCTGGAAGCCTGACGGCACGCGCAACGGCATCCATGTCATGCGCCTGAAGGACAAGATGGGCGACAAGTCCAATGCCTCATCAGAGATTGAGTATCATGGTGCCTGGGCCGAGCGGCTGGGTGAGGCGGGCCGGGGCGTGCGCACCATTATCGATATGGTCCAGCACACGCGATATGACTGCATCCTCGGTTCGACCGGCGGTATCCGTGCGGCGCTGGTTCAGGCGCTGTGGCACACGTCCCAGCGCCGGGCTTTCCAGAAGGCCCTGATCGACCAGCCGGCCATGCGCGCCGTGCTGGCAGACCTTGTGATCGAAAGCGAAGCGGCCACCGCCATCGCGATGCGCGTCGGCGCCAGCCTCGACCGGGCGGCAACGGACGAACAGGAGGCCGCCTTCATGCGCCTTGCCACGCCGCTCGCGAAATACTGGGTGTGCAAGCGCCAGCCGGGCTTTGTCTATGAGGCGCTCGAATGCCATGGCGGGGCAGGCTATGTGGAGGAAGGCCCGATGCCGCGCCTCTACCGCCAGTCGCCGCTGAATGCGATCTGGGAAGGCTCCGGCAATGTCATCGCACTGGACGTGTTGCGCGCGCTCTCGCGGGAGCCGGACAGTCTGGAAGCCGTGCAGGCGGAGCTGAAAAAGCCGCTCGGCCGGCACCATGCCTATGATGCGCATGTTGGCCGTCTTGCGGAGTATCTCACGCCCGGAAACCTGCACGAAGGCACGGCCCGCGGATTTGCCCGCGATGCGGCGCTGGCGCTGCAGGGCGCCGCGCTTCACGAAATGGCGCCGGACTTTGTGTTCGAGGCCTTCTGTGCCCAGCGCCTCAGCAGCGACCGCAACGGCCTCCTCTATGGCGACGTCTCGCCGGATGTCGACCAGGCCCACCTGATCGAACGGGCCATACCGGCGGTATGA
- a CDS encoding c-type cytochrome, whose translation MRLSLVSASLIVLAGMTAACGGSGDSSAPAAPAAETPAATPAPEAAAPAVETPAEPSAVPTAAPADADTSEGSPEFASLPAPYNTADYARGRRTFKLCQSCHTTAEGAGALVGPNLYGLFGREAGTSEGFQYSDALKEADFIWTPDKVDHWLENPQTFLKGNRMTFAGVRRPDDRTAVIAYLMTQTGYTGE comes from the coding sequence ATGCGACTTTCTCTCGTTTCCGCTTCTCTTATCGTTCTTGCTGGCATGACCGCAGCCTGCGGTGGCTCCGGCGACAGTTCCGCCCCCGCAGCGCCTGCTGCGGAAACACCGGCCGCAACGCCGGCACCGGAAGCGGCAGCTCCGGCGGTGGAGACACCCGCCGAGCCGTCGGCCGTGCCAACTGCTGCCCCGGCCGACGCCGACACCAGCGAAGGCTCGCCCGAGTTTGCGAGCCTGCCTGCACCGTACAACACGGCCGACTATGCGCGCGGCCGCCGGACGTTCAAACTCTGCCAGTCCTGCCACACGACGGCGGAAGGCGCCGGCGCGCTGGTGGGTCCGAACCTCTACGGCCTGTTCGGGCGCGAAGCTGGTACGTCCGAGGGCTTCCAATATTCTGACGCCCTGAAGGAAGCCGACTTCATCTGGACGCCTGACAAGGTCGATCACTGGCTGGAGAACCCGCAGACCTTCCTGAAAGGCAACCGGATGACCTTTGCCGGTGTCCGCCGTCCTGACGACCGGACCGCAGTCATCGCCTACCTGATGACCCAGACGGGTTACACGGGCGAATAA
- a CDS encoding DUF805 domain-containing protein, with translation MRGQVLKADGSDGPGLILGDDGVRYTYEQAQVRGGSSLAPGQKVDFMGLGDEARDIYSLGPAPQATAPEPAPSAVSAPAAAVQAPLSQPQAQAASPVYGSKPPAVPGDGVWTYFIRSITKNYFRFTGRARRQEYWGYTLFNVLTYIVAFMLDVVLSVILYGGDDFAPWLTLLWFLYQIIPSIAVTVRRLHDQDLSGWLYLITFVPYIGWLVIFVFMLIDSRPESNVHGPSPKYDPAATAFA, from the coding sequence ATGCGCGGGCAGGTCCTGAAGGCGGATGGTTCAGACGGGCCGGGACTTATTCTCGGGGATGATGGCGTTCGCTACACTTATGAACAGGCGCAGGTGCGGGGCGGCAGTTCGCTGGCGCCCGGCCAGAAAGTGGACTTCATGGGCCTTGGCGACGAGGCGCGGGATATCTATTCCCTCGGGCCCGCGCCGCAGGCCACAGCCCCAGAGCCTGCCCCCTCCGCGGTCTCAGCGCCCGCTGCGGCGGTGCAGGCACCGCTTTCCCAGCCTCAGGCGCAGGCCGCCTCACCGGTCTATGGCAGCAAGCCGCCAGCCGTGCCGGGCGACGGCGTGTGGACCTATTTCATTCGCAGCATCACGAAGAACTATTTCCGCTTTACTGGGCGGGCCCGGCGCCAGGAGTACTGGGGTTACACGCTTTTCAACGTGTTGACCTATATCGTGGCGTTCATGCTGGACGTTGTTCTCAGCGTCATTCTTTATGGCGGCGACGACTTTGCGCCCTGGCTCACACTGCTCTGGTTCCTCTATCAGATCATCCCGTCGATTGCTGTGACGGTCCGGCGACTACATGACCAGGATCTTTCAGGCTGGCTCTATCTGATCACCTTTGTGCCCTATATCGGCTGGCTTGTGATCTTTGTCTTTATGCTGATCGACTCCCGTCCGGAGTCCAATGTGCACGGGCCAAGCCCCAAATACGATCCCGCCGCAACGGCGTTTGCCTGA
- a CDS encoding TauD/TfdA dioxygenase family protein — MQIETLPGVGAEITGIDLKTLTDAEFDAIRQAYADHGVIFFRDQDLTEDDHIAFAERWAPINVNRFFAAHPDYPQIAMVAKEKDQKDNIGGGWHTDHSYDEEPAMGSILVARELPERGGDTMFASMYRAYETLDDAMKKEIEGLRAVHSAKHIFGSSGATYYNTTDAGGNRIGNAAAADVLADVTHPVVITHPLSGKKALYVNPAFTVKIAGKTDEQSQALLSRLYAHAMDQAHAYRFKWQPGSIAFWDNRSTWHWAMNDYHGHRRIMHRITLEGCALN; from the coding sequence ATGCAGATCGAAACCTTGCCCGGCGTGGGTGCGGAAATCACCGGAATTGACCTGAAGACTCTGACGGACGCGGAATTTGACGCGATCCGCCAGGCCTATGCCGATCACGGCGTCATTTTCTTCCGTGACCAGGACCTGACCGAGGATGACCATATCGCCTTTGCCGAACGCTGGGCGCCGATCAATGTGAACCGCTTCTTTGCCGCCCATCCTGATTATCCGCAGATCGCCATGGTCGCGAAGGAAAAGGACCAGAAGGACAATATCGGCGGCGGTTGGCACACGGACCATTCCTATGACGAGGAACCGGCCATGGGCTCCATCCTTGTCGCGCGGGAGCTGCCGGAGCGCGGTGGCGACACGATGTTCGCTTCGATGTACCGCGCATATGAGACGCTGGACGACGCCATGAAGAAAGAGATTGAGGGCCTGCGCGCCGTTCACTCTGCCAAACACATCTTCGGCTCCAGCGGTGCGACCTACTACAACACGACCGATGCCGGCGGGAACCGGATCGGCAATGCGGCGGCGGCCGATGTGCTGGCCGACGTGACGCATCCCGTTGTCATCACCCATCCGCTGAGCGGCAAGAAGGCGCTCTATGTGAACCCGGCCTTCACGGTGAAAATCGCCGGCAAGACGGACGAGCAGTCACAGGCCTTGCTGTCGCGCCTCTATGCGCACGCCATGGACCAGGCGCACGCCTATCGCTTCAAGTGGCAGCCGGGCTCGATCGCTTTCTGGGACAATCGCTCGACCTGGCACTGGGCGATGAACGATTATCACGGCCACCGGCGCATCATGCACCGCATCACACTGGAGGGGTGTGCGCTGAACTGA
- a CDS encoding VOC family protein — protein MTLEQARIRIARPTDNLDALLPFYRDGLGFRVLYEFGGHGNFDGVMLGHPNAPYHLEFTVAHGHIAGRAPTEDNLLVFYLPQRNRFDAVYRRLRAAGFLPVPAFNSYWDDKGVTFEDPDGYRIVLQNASWDL, from the coding sequence ATGACACTGGAACAGGCGCGAATCCGCATTGCGCGGCCTACGGACAACCTTGATGCCCTCCTGCCATTCTATCGCGATGGTCTCGGGTTCAGGGTGCTCTACGAGTTCGGTGGCCACGGAAACTTCGACGGCGTGATGCTGGGGCATCCGAACGCGCCATACCACCTCGAATTCACGGTGGCACATGGGCACATCGCAGGGCGCGCGCCGACCGAAGACAATTTGCTCGTCTTTTACCTGCCACAGCGAAACCGGTTCGACGCGGTCTACCGCCGCCTGCGCGCGGCCGGTTTCCTGCCCGTTCCCGCCTTCAATTCCTATTGGGACGACAAGGGCGTGACCTTTGAAGACCCGGACGGATACCGCATCGTCCTGCAGAACGCGTCCTGGGATCTGTAG
- a CDS encoding PilZ domain-containing protein has product MYAFEVEALDRREVRCQVEAVGRLRIGWRKWVTCEIRDISCGGARIAVAEGVDLPEQFVLTSCLFDGERVCMRRWEFGSETGVEFI; this is encoded by the coding sequence ATGTATGCGTTTGAGGTGGAAGCCCTCGATCGCAGGGAGGTCCGTTGCCAGGTTGAGGCTGTCGGGCGTCTCCGCATCGGGTGGCGTAAATGGGTGACTTGCGAGATTCGCGATATCTCGTGCGGCGGTGCGCGCATCGCTGTGGCCGAAGGTGTAGACCTTCCGGAACAGTTCGTGCTGACCTCTTGCCTGTTCGACGGCGAGCGCGTCTGCATGCGCCGATGGGAGTTCGGCAGCGAGACCGGCGTCGAATTTATCTGA
- a CDS encoding enoyl-CoA hydratase/isomerase family protein, producing MTEDVSIRVEGGVGRITLTRPSALHALNTPMCAAILTALQGWSGDDAVNLVLIDHQEGTRGFCAGGDIRMLAESGAGDASEARAFFAVEYRMNVALDEFPKPVLAIMDGVTMGGGVGLSVHGSHRVATERTLFAMPETGIGLFPDVGGGWFLPRLAGELGTWLALTGDRLKGQDVAAAGVATHFLPSELVPNLMKQIASADFSVGAAEMLNEILRTLTHSIPAGGFEANRAVIDTCFAFDNAEEIVSALEADGGDWALSQVKSLRSKSPETVKVALRQLREGRQLTSFRDNMQMEYRIGWRKVQSHDFQEGVRAVIIDKDNAPSWDPATIEDVPDEMVDKYFAPLGEDELTF from the coding sequence ATGACTGAAGATGTTTCCATCCGGGTCGAAGGCGGCGTTGGCCGCATCACGCTGACCCGGCCGTCGGCGCTGCATGCGCTGAATACGCCCATGTGCGCCGCCATTCTGACAGCGCTTCAGGGCTGGTCTGGCGATGACGCGGTCAACCTTGTCCTGATCGACCACCAGGAAGGCACCCGTGGCTTCTGTGCGGGCGGCGATATCCGCATGCTGGCGGAAAGCGGCGCAGGCGATGCCAGCGAGGCGCGGGCATTCTTCGCTGTCGAATACCGGATGAACGTCGCCCTGGACGAATTCCCGAAGCCGGTGCTGGCCATTATGGACGGTGTCACCATGGGCGGCGGCGTGGGCCTGTCGGTACACGGGTCTCACCGGGTCGCCACCGAGCGGACGCTGTTTGCCATGCCGGAGACGGGTATCGGCCTGTTCCCGGATGTCGGTGGTGGCTGGTTCCTGCCGCGCCTTGCCGGTGAGCTTGGCACCTGGCTCGCCCTGACAGGCGACCGGCTGAAAGGCCAGGACGTGGCCGCGGCCGGCGTGGCGACGCATTTCCTGCCCTCGGAACTCGTGCCGAACCTGATGAAACAGATCGCCTCGGCAGACTTTTCCGTTGGCGCAGCGGAAATGCTGAACGAGATCCTGCGGACGCTGACGCATTCCATCCCGGCAGGCGGGTTCGAGGCGAACCGTGCCGTGATCGACACATGCTTTGCCTTCGATAATGCCGAAGAGATTGTCTCGGCGCTGGAAGCCGATGGCGGCGACTGGGCGCTTTCCCAGGTCAAGTCGCTACGGTCGAAATCGCCCGAGACGGTCAAGGTGGCCTTGCGCCAGTTGCGCGAAGGGCGTCAGCTGACCAGCTTCCGCGACAACATGCAGATGGAATACCGCATCGGCTGGCGGAAGGTGCAGAGCCATGATTTCCAGGAAGGCGTGCGCGCGGTCATCATCGACAAGGACAATGCCCCCTCATGGGATCCGGCGACGATCGAGGATGTGCCCGATGAGATGGTCGACAAGTATTTCGCGCCGCTCGGCGAAGACGAATTGACGTTCTGA
- the mutL gene encoding DNA mismatch repair endonuclease MutL codes for MADSVRPRPQIRKLPPDVVNRIAAGEVVERPAAAVKELAENALDAGATRIDIAIEAGGLKRMTIEDDGCGMSADDLLLALDRHATSKLSAGQDGRVDLLNIHTMGFRGEALPSIASVSRMTITSRAAGEEAADIFIEAGRIEGPRPAAFTGRGETGTRIEVRDLFHATPARLKFMKGERSESMAVTDVVKRLAMANPHVSFSLENNGRNVLRYAAEAEGEAGRLARLGAIMGRDFRDNAVAIEAEREGVTLTGFAGLPTLNRGNAQMQFLFVNGRPVKDRMLNGVIRAAYQDFLARDRHPLAALFVELDPEYVDVNVHPAKTEVRFRDAGNVRGLMIGALRHSLADAGHRASTTVAGYALGKVRPEGAPTGALFASRPAYNPTSISPVRAPSSFEPAPPPGGWAESAEPYAPDTYERDVAPSARVEPETQATEDFPLGVARAQLHETYVIAQTQDGIVIVDQHAAHERLVYEDMKRQMAAGGVKRQALLIPDVVELTEDEAARVVERAEELAELGLEIEAFGSGAVCVRATPALFGEMDAAGLIRDLADDFAEYDAGLVLKERFEEVMGNMACRGSVRSGRRLNGEEMNALLRQMEATPHSGQCNHGRPTYVELKLADIEKLFGRR; via the coding sequence ATGGCTGATTCCGTGCGTCCCCGTCCCCAGATCCGCAAACTGCCCCCCGATGTCGTGAACCGGATCGCGGCAGGTGAAGTGGTTGAACGTCCGGCGGCAGCGGTGAAGGAACTCGCCGAGAATGCGCTGGACGCCGGGGCCACGCGGATCGACATCGCGATCGAGGCGGGCGGCCTGAAACGAATGACGATCGAGGATGATGGCTGCGGCATGAGCGCGGACGATCTGCTGCTCGCGCTGGACCGGCACGCAACCTCGAAACTCTCGGCCGGACAGGATGGCCGGGTGGACCTGCTGAACATCCACACGATGGGCTTTCGCGGTGAGGCGCTACCCTCCATCGCCTCGGTCAGCCGCATGACCATCACCTCGCGCGCCGCCGGTGAAGAGGCCGCCGATATCTTCATCGAGGCCGGGCGGATTGAAGGCCCCCGGCCCGCGGCCTTCACTGGCCGGGGCGAAACCGGCACACGGATCGAAGTGCGCGACCTGTTCCACGCGACGCCCGCGCGCCTGAAATTCATGAAAGGCGAACGCTCCGAAAGCATGGCCGTGACCGACGTGGTCAAGCGCCTCGCCATGGCCAATCCGCATGTCTCATTCAGCCTGGAGAACAATGGCCGCAACGTGCTGCGCTATGCAGCGGAGGCCGAGGGTGAAGCCGGGCGCCTGGCCCGTCTCGGTGCCATCATGGGGCGGGACTTCCGCGACAATGCCGTGGCCATCGAGGCGGAACGCGAAGGCGTGACGCTGACAGGGTTCGCCGGTCTGCCGACGCTGAACCGCGGCAATGCGCAGATGCAATTCCTGTTCGTCAACGGGCGCCCGGTGAAAGACCGGATGCTGAACGGCGTGATCCGCGCCGCCTATCAGGATTTCCTGGCGCGGGATCGCCATCCGCTGGCGGCCCTGTTTGTGGAACTGGACCCCGAATATGTGGACGTGAACGTCCACCCGGCAAAGACGGAAGTCCGCTTCCGCGATGCCGGGAATGTACGTGGCCTGATGATTGGCGCCTTGCGGCATTCTCTGGCGGATGCCGGGCACAGGGCGTCCACCACGGTGGCGGGCTATGCGCTGGGCAAGGTGCGCCCGGAAGGTGCGCCGACCGGGGCGCTGTTCGCGTCACGGCCCGCCTACAACCCCACCAGCATTTCACCTGTCCGGGCGCCGTCCAGCTTTGAGCCTGCGCCGCCGCCCGGCGGATGGGCCGAGTCCGCCGAGCCTTATGCGCCAGACACCTACGAACGTGACGTCGCGCCCAGCGCCCGCGTCGAGCCGGAAACGCAGGCCACGGAAGACTTCCCGCTCGGCGTCGCCCGGGCCCAGCTGCACGAAACCTATGTCATCGCCCAGACACAGGATGGCATCGTCATCGTTGACCAGCACGCCGCGCATGAGCGTCTCGTCTATGAGGACATGAAGCGCCAGATGGCGGCGGGCGGTGTGAAGCGGCAGGCGCTGCTCATCCCGGATGTCGTGGAGCTGACGGAAGACGAGGCCGCCCGCGTGGTGGAACGCGCCGAAGAGCTGGCCGAACTGGGGCTGGAGATCGAAGCCTTCGGTTCGGGCGCTGTCTGCGTGCGCGCCACCCCCGCCCTGTTCGGGGAGATGGACGCCGCAGGCCTGATCCGCGACCTCGCGGACGACTTTGCCGAATACGATGCGGGCCTCGTCCTGAAGGAACGGTTCGAGGAGGTCATGGGCAACATGGCGTGCCGCGGGTCCGTCCGCTCGGGCCGGCGCCTCAATGGCGAGGAAATGAATGCGCTGCTGCGCCAGATGGAGGCGACGCCCCATTCCGGCCAGTGCAATCATGGCCGCCCGACCTATGTGGAACTGAAGCTTGCCGACATTGAAAAACTGTTCGGGCGCCGCTGA
- a CDS encoding HAD family hydrolase, translated as MTKFDALIFDCDGVLVDSEVIAIQCEREILAGWGLDYAFEAFVQRFVGLHNRDFHNAIAADAQAAGLTLPEDFRTALHANHWKRFEAELKAIDGVLDAVAAFPGLQAVASSSEADKLVRKLELTGLHETFAPHVFSSDLVANGKPAPDLFLLAADRIGARPDTCVVIEDSVNGVKAARAAGMTAWGFTGGGHADAGLAGRLTEAGAHGVFASHREIADALSG; from the coding sequence ATGACAAAATTCGACGCTCTGATTTTCGACTGCGATGGTGTGCTGGTCGATTCCGAAGTGATCGCCATCCAGTGCGAGCGGGAAATCCTCGCTGGCTGGGGGCTGGACTATGCGTTCGAGGCCTTCGTCCAGCGCTTTGTCGGCCTGCATAACCGGGACTTCCACAATGCCATCGCCGCCGATGCGCAGGCCGCCGGACTGACGCTGCCGGAGGATTTCCGCACAGCGCTGCACGCCAATCACTGGAAGCGGTTCGAGGCAGAGCTGAAGGCGATTGATGGCGTGCTGGATGCCGTCGCCGCATTCCCTGGCCTGCAGGCGGTCGCGTCATCTTCTGAAGCTGACAAGCTGGTCCGCAAGCTGGAACTGACCGGCCTGCACGAGACCTTCGCGCCGCATGTCTTTTCGTCAGACCTCGTTGCAAACGGGAAGCCCGCGCCGGACCTGTTCCTGCTGGCGGCAGACCGGATCGGCGCGCGCCCGGACACCTGCGTCGTCATCGAGGACAGCGTGAACGGGGTGAAGGCCGCGCGGGCGGCGGGCATGACGGCCTGGGGCTTCACCGGCGGCGGCCATGCCGATGCCGGGCTGGCCGGGCGGCTCACCGAGGCCGGAGCACATGGTGTGTTCGCCTCCCACCGGGAGATCGCGGACGCGCTGTCAGGCTGA
- a CDS encoding MarR family winged helix-turn-helix transcriptional regulator — protein MMIAELQETAELSLGESFLKSLSLLEQAHRRLHDVVKDDLERGGERSLTGVQALLIYEIGEGEAPASVLRARGAFAGTSLSYNVKKLQEGGYLIQTRSEDDKRTVTLRLTERGLKVRARVAKLFEKQANALEPTASVRPDDLSQLNKTITRLERFWSDQIRFRL, from the coding sequence ATGATGATTGCTGAATTGCAGGAAACTGCAGAACTGAGCCTGGGTGAGTCTTTCCTGAAGTCTCTCTCTCTTCTTGAACAAGCGCACCGTCGTCTTCACGATGTTGTCAAAGACGATCTTGAACGTGGCGGCGAACGCTCGCTGACAGGCGTCCAGGCGCTGCTGATCTACGAGATCGGCGAGGGTGAGGCTCCGGCTTCGGTCCTGCGTGCCCGGGGTGCTTTTGCCGGCACCAGCCTGTCCTACAACGTCAAGAAGCTGCAGGAAGGCGGTTATCTGATCCAGACCCGCTCTGAAGATGACAAGCGCACAGTCACGCTGCGCCTGACTGAGCGCGGCCTGAAAGTCCGCGCCCGTGTCGCGAAACTCTTCGAGAAGCAGGCCAATGCGCTTGAGCCGACAGCCAGCGTGCGTCCGGACGACCTCTCGCAGCTGAACAAGACCATCACGCGCCTTGAGCGCTTCTGGTCTGACCAGATCCGTTTCCGCCTCTAA